A window of Ananas comosus cultivar F153 linkage group 4, ASM154086v1, whole genome shotgun sequence contains these coding sequences:
- the LOC109709118 gene encoding disease resistance protein RGA2-like — protein sequence MAEGLVFELVKEVLDKLGSALWNEIGLLRSFKDDVKDLERKLLKIQAVLLDAEERSNAEKENHTLRIWLSELKGAAYDIDDLLDEIRTQAVLWKQQRQVRNQNQLARKVCDQFLSCANPIHLKSKFKMAHRMKALREKIDNIAKQRDAFGLVEAGPRRQAEFKRPETFSLVDEKTIVGRDGDKEEIVKLLLETNSDHDVSVIPIVGLGGLGKTTIAQLAFNDGRVKGELVTGQQRFDLRVWVCVSTDFDMKTIAKPVISAAGENCALDNSDAVASCLVRIFSQKRFLLVLDDVWNEDQEKWEKLKVLFKDGKKGSKILVTTRSEKVSEIMKTTEQPHRLKGLSDADCWTLFKRRAFKEGEENDYPSLVEIGKQIVKKCGGVPLAANALGSMMRFKSRTEDAWSAMRDSETWRLEEQGTILPSLKLSYIQMPSALKQCFAYCSIFPKDYTIKKDDLIRQWIALGFISSHETWTSMEVIGNEYFKDLLWMSFLQDMRETRGEVTCRMHDLVHDLAQSVAKEEVAVIGAEESARIPEDCRYASIHSRFMPQVSITVMRRLRTLQFRESGSPIMNFYSEAKCLRLLDLHGSKIPMLPSSIGKLKLLRYLNLSSTNIQELPEPITSLCNLQTLNLSWCREIRILPKSLGRLTNLRILDLSECRSLTILDSISNLQNLHALNLSSCKKAISLEPICHLKNLHYLDLSHLDSFAALPESIGSLQNLRILDLSNCSSLESLPSSLCDLKNLHDLNLYCLNSLVTLPESIGSLQNLRILNLSGCYSLLPLPSSSSDLLHLEKLDISGCEKLCELPKMIQKLTKLRVLLNNNCSELKGMPRGIGKLVSLQKLPVFVVGKQDRVEHCASISELEHLKLVDELWIKGLENVTSPVDAKAANLIEKNLRSLKLVWNVLSAEEGTDSTVQPAEEMETVLENLQPHQKLEKLEIQGYGGGKFPSWMMNRIGSCLPNLVEIKLDNIPVCSSLPPLGQLPFLERLYMENMPAVTNLGGGGVGKFPALTSLDLCSMPMLREWVTVMTVDDEEGRRERVPLFPCLANLILYECPQFSPEPCLPASVAYLAIHRTSKENLRCLACPQTSRGKCS from the coding sequence ATGGCGGAGGGGCTCGTATTCGAATTGGTGAAGGAAGTGCTCGACAAGCTGGGCTCTGCTCTCTGGAACGAAATCGGGCTGCTGCGGAGCTTCAAGGACGATGTAAAGGATCTCGAAAGAAAACTTTTGAAGATCCAAGCGGTGCTTCTCGACGCTGAGGAGCGAAGCAACGCTGAGAAGGAGAACCACACTCTGCGCATCTGGCTGAGCGAACTGAAGGGTGCCGCTTACGACATCGACGACCTGCTGGACGAGATCCGGACGCAAGCGGTTCTCTGGAAACAACAGCGCCAGGTGCGGAATCAAAACCAGCTAGCTAGAAAGGTATGTGATCAATTCCTGTCCTGCGCTAATCCAATACATTTGAAGTCTAAGTTCAAGATGGCGCATAGAATGAAAGCGCTCAGAGAAAAGATCGATAACATCGCGAAACAGAGGGATGCTTTTGGTCTCGTCGAAGCTGGCCCTCGTCGGCAGGCTGAGTTCAAGCGCCCTGAGACATTCTCGCTCGTCGACGAAAAGACAATAGTAGGGAGAGATGGTGATAAAGAGGAAATTGTGAAGCTTCTCCTAGAGACTAACAGCGATCACGACGTGTCGGTCATTCCGATCGTGGGATTGGGGGGTCTGGGGAAGACGACGATCGCTCAGCTGGCCTTCAATGACGGGCGGGTTAAGGGCGAGCTGGTTACGGGCCAGCAGCGCTTTGATCTACGGGTGTGGGTCTGCGTGTCTACCGATTTCGACATGAAGACGATTGCAAAGCCGGTGATATCTGCAGCTGGAGAGAATTGTGCTCTTGATAACTCGGATGCCGTCGCCAGTTGCCTTGTCAGGATCTTTAGCCAGAAGAGATTTTTGCTGGTGCTGGATGATGTATGGAACGAAGATCAGGAAAAGTGGGAGAAATTGAAGGTCTTATTTAAGGATGGCAAGAAGGGAAGTAAAATCTTAGTAACCACGCGAAGTGAGAAGGTCTCCGAGATAATGAAAACAACCGAACAACCACACCGCCTGAAAGGCTTATCAGATGCTGATTGTTGGACATTGTTCAAAAGACGGGCATTCAAGGAAGGGGAAGAGAACGACTATCCGAGCTTGGTTGAAATCGGAAAGCAGATAGTTAAGAAGTGCGGCGGTGTGCCTTTAGCAGCAAATGCTTTAGGAAGTATGATGCGCTTTAAGAGCAGGACGGAGGATGCATGGTCCGCTATGAGAGATAGCGAAACATGGAGGTTGGAAGAACAAGGAACTATTTTACCATCATTGAAATTGAGCTACATTCAGATGCCGTCGGCTTTGAAGCAGTGCTTTGCTTACTGCTCCATATTCCCCAAAGACTACACAATTAAGAAAGATGACTTGATCCGGCAATGGATTGCTTTAGGCTTCATTTCATCGCATGAAACATGGACTTCGATGGAAGTTATTGGGAATGAGTACTTTAAGGATCTATTATGGATGTCTTTCCTTCAAGACATGCGGGAAACTAGAGGAGAGGTTACCTGCCGTATGCATGATTTAGTGCACGACCTCGCACAATCTGTGGCAAAAGAAGAAGTTGCAGTTATAGGTGCAGAAGAGTCAGCAAGGATCCCAGAAGATTGCCGCTATGCATCAATTCACAGTCGTTTCATGCCACAGGTTTCAATTACCGTAATGCGAAGGTTGCGAACTCTTCAATTTAGGGAATCTGGTTCACCTATTATGAATTTTTATAGCGAGGCAAAATGCTTACGCCTGCTAGATTTACATGGTTCCAAAATTCCTATGCTGCCAAGCTCAATCGGTAAGTTGAAACTCTTAAGATACCTCAACCTTTCATCGACCAATATACAAGAACTGCCTGAACCAATTACCAGCCTCTGCAACTTGCAAACCTTGAATCTTTCATGGTGCCGCGAGATCCGTATATTACCCAAATCTCTAGGAAGGCTTACGAATTTGCGGATTTTAGATTTAAGCGAGTGCAGGTCTCTGACAATACTTGACTCCATTAGCAACCTTCAGAATTTGCACGCACTAAATTTGAGTTCGTGCAAAAAGGCGATATCACTTGAACCTATATGTCACCTCAAAAACCTGCATTACCTAGACCTATCACATCTAGATTCTTTTGCAGCATTACCTGAATCCATTGGGAGCCTTCAAAACTTGCGTATTCTGGACCTTTCTAACTGCTCTTCTCTAGAATCATTACCCTCATCGTTATGTGATCTCAAAAACCTGCATGACTTAAACCTATACTGTCTAAATTCTTTGGTGACATTACCTGAATCCATTGGAAGCCTTCAAAACTTGCGTATTCTGAACCTTTCTGGGTGCTATTCCCTACTACCATTACCCTCATCGTCAAGTGATCTTCTGCATTTAGAGAAACTCGACATCAGTGGTTGTGAAAAATTATGTGAGCTGCCTAAAATGATCCAAAAGCTGACCAAACTTAGAGTCTTGCTAAACAACAATTGCTCGGAATTGAAGGGCATGCCTCGAGGGATCGGCAAGTTAGTTAGCTTGCAGAAATTACCGGTTTTTGTGGTTGGCAAGCAAGACCGCGTCGAACACTGTGCTAGCATTTCTGAGCTAGAGCACTTGAAGCTTGTCGACGAGCTGTGGATCAAGGGTCTCGAAAATGTAACGAGTCCGGTTGATGCCAAGGCTGCAAATTTGATAGAGAAGAACCTGCGGTCTTTGAAGTTGGTATGGAACGTTTTAAGTGCGGAAGAAGGCACGGATAGTACTGTACAACCGGCGGAAGAGATGGAAACCGTGCTAGAAAATCTTCAACCACATCAAAAGCTAGAGAAATTGGAAATACAAGGCTATGGAGGCGGGAAGTTTCCTAGCTGGATGATGAATAGGATTGGCTCGTGCCTCCCAAATCTCGTTGAAATCAAACTTGATAATATTCCTGTATGCAGCTCACTCCCGCCGCTGGGGCAACTCCCTTTTCTTGAACGACTATATATGGAAAATATGCCCGCAGTAACAAATTTGGGCGGGGGCGGCGTAGGTAAGTTCCCTGCCCTGACGAGCCTTGACTTGTGCTCCATGCCAATGCTGCGAGAATGGGTGACGGTAATGACGGTGGATGACGAAGAAGGCAGGCGAGAGCGAGTTCCCCTTTTTCCGTGTCTCGCTAACTTGATTCTATATGAATGTCCTCAGTTCAGCCCAGAGCCTTGCCTCCCGGCGTCGGTTGCGTATCTGGCCATTCACAGAACAAGCAAGGAGAATCTNCGGTGTTTAGCGTGCCCTCAAACATCTCGTGGAAAATGTTCATGA